One window of the Ictidomys tridecemlineatus isolate mIctTri1 chromosome 11, mIctTri1.hap1, whole genome shotgun sequence genome contains the following:
- the Pbxip1 gene encoding pre-B-cell leukemia transcription factor-interacting protein 1 isoform X1 translates to MATCPDVDNSWVLAGSESLPVETLGPEPRVDPESERALPAPGSPPKADGDGDESPVAEGGEGTLFETESPQCDRLLPGEPEVKGPLGGGDCDVEPPGPGDAAVQEDPQETPDTSPGPDTQDLGDQGPLQSLSTTPKAVWVRAEGRCSSSEDDTDVDVEGLRRRRGRKPSPPRPGTPLDVEDQARGESAGGELGLSLNMCLLGALVLLGLGILLFSGGLLESDTGSTEEADLQVLPDPGSEPELVDAAGDGQERPRDQLQAAVPADSTPSLQHMGLLLDKLAKENQDIRLLQAQLQAQKEELQSLLQQPRGLEEENARLRGALQQGEASQRALESELQQLRTRLQGLEGSCIRGTDGLCLPRGREPQPGKATKERGHRGQEPDPGFLEQKERLEAEAQALRQELQRQRRLLGSVQQDLQRSLQDAGRGAPAHAGLAELGHRLAQTLQGLESWGQDPVVSANVSEVWHQKPHFQNSREWSGKEKWRDGQRDRKAEPWRPRREESGWERKKSWGDKEDREPAGKWKEGKPGVAQSGGKKDGKRQDPKEAPRRGGSPHSGERQKHPRWREETGDGHAPLPAWEELSKRRFRAPQGCSGVTECARQEGLAFFGMELAPVRQQELASLLTTYLARLPWAGQLMKELPLLPAYFGEGGVFRHDRLRFRDFVDALEDSLEEAAVRQTGDDDVVDDFEDFIFTHFFGERALKRRSGKKDKHWRNPRDVGPREEPSHRSHPHPQPHPRG, encoded by the exons ATGGCCACCTGCCCAGATGTGGATAACAGCTGGGTGCTTGCTGGCTCAGAG AGCCTTCCTGTGGAGACTCTGGGCCCAGAACCCAGGGTGGACCCCGAGTCCGAGAGGGCCCTCCCGGCCCCTGGGAGCCCACCGAAGGCCGACGGTGACGGTGACGAGTCGCCTGTAGCTGAGGGTGGAGAAG GGACCCTGTTTGAGACGGAAAGTCCTCAGTGTGACCGCCTTCTGCCAGGGGAGCCTGAGGTCAAG GGTCCTCTGGGAGGCGGTGACTGTGATGTGGAGCCTCCTGGCCCAGGAGACGCGGCAGTTCAGGAAGACCCGCAGGAGACTCCCGACacaagcccaggaccagacacaCAGGACCTGGGCGACCAGGGCCCTCTGCAGAGCCTGTCCACGACCCCCAAAGCAG TTTGGGTCAGGGCGGAGGGCCGCTGCTCCAGCAGTGAGGACGACACGGATGTGGACGTCGAGGGCCTGCGGAGGCGACGGGGCCGGAAGCCCAGCCCGCCCCGGCCCGGGACGCCGCTGGACGTGGAGGACCAGGCCAGGGGCGAGAGCGCGGGCGGGGAGCTGGGCCTCTCCCTCAACATGTGCCTCCTGGGGGCCCTGGTCCTGCTGGGCCTGGGGATCCTCCTCTTCTCTG GTGGCCTCTTAGAGTCGGACACTG GGTCCACGGAGGAAGCTGACCTTCAGGTCTTGCCAGATCCTGGGTCAGAGCCTGAGTTGGTGGACGCTGCGGGGGACGGGCAG GAGAGGCCAAGGGATCAGCTGCAGGCCGCGGTGCCCGCTGACAGCACCCCCAGCCTGCAGCACATGGGCCTTCTCCTGGACAAGCTGGCCAAGGAGAACCAGGACATCCGCCTGCTACAGGCCCAGCTGCAG GCCCAGAAAGAAGAGCTGCAGAGCCTGCTGCAGCAGCCCAGGGGGCTGGAGGAGGAAAACGCCCGGCTCCGGGGGGCCCTGCAGCAGGGTGAGGCCTCCCAGCGGGCCTTAGAGTCGGAGCTGCAGCAGCTGAGGACGCGGCTCCAAGGGCTGGAGGGCAGCTGCATCCGGGGCACAGACGGGCTGTGCCTCCCCCGGGGCAGAGAACCGCAGCCGGGCAAGGCCACCAAGGAGCGTGGCCACCGGGGGCAGGAGCCGGACCCTGGCTTCCTGGAGCAGAAGGAGCGGCTGGAGGCCGAGGCCCAGGCACTGCGGCAGGAGCTGCAGAGGCAGCGGCGGCTGCTGGGGTCTGTGCAGCAGGACCTGCAGCGGAGCCTGCAGGACGCCGGCCGAGGGGCCCCCGCTCACGCTGGCCTGGCCGAGCTGGGCCACCGGTTGGCCCAGACACTGCAGGGCCTGGAGAGCTGGGGCCAGGACCCTGTGGTCTCTGCCAACGTCTCCGAGGTCTGGCATCAGAAACCCCATTTCCAGAATTCCAGGGAGTGGAGTGGAAAAGAAAAGTGGCGTGATGGGCAGAGGGACCGGAAGGCTGAGCCCTGGAGACCTAGGAGAGAGGAATCTGgctgggagaggaagaagagctgGGGGGACAAGGAGGACAGGGAGCCGGCAGGGAAGTGGAAGGAGGGGAAGCCAGGGGTGGCGCAGTCAGGGGGCAAGAAGGACGGCAAGAGACAGGACCCCAAGGAGGCCCCGAGGAGAGGCGGGAGCCCGCACTCTGGGGAGAGGCAGAAGCACCCGCGGTGGAGGGAAGAGACTGGAGATGGCCACGCGCCCCTGCCCGCCTGGGAGGAGCTGTCCAAGCGCAGGTTCCGGGCCCCGCAGGGCTGCTCTGGTGTGACCGAGTGTGCCCGCCAGGAGGGCCTGGCCTTCTTTGGCATGGAGCTGGCCCCTGTGCGACAGCAGGAGCTGGCCTCTCTGCTGACGACATACCTGGCTCGGCTGCCCTGGGCTGGCCAGCTGATGAAGGAGCTGCCCCTCTTGCCCGCTTACTTTGGCGAGGGTGGCGTCTTCCGGCATGATCGCCTCCGCTTCCGGGATTTCGTGGATGCCTTGGAGGACAGCCTGGAGGAGGCGGCGGTGAGACAGACAGGCGATGACGACGTGGTGGATGACTTCGAGGACTTCATCTTTACTCACTTCTTTGGAGAAAGAGCTCTGAAGAGGAG GTCGGGGAAGAAGGACAAGCACTGGCGGAACCCCAGAGACGTGGGGCCCCGGGAGGAGCCTAGCCACcgctcccacccccacccccagccccaccccaggggCTGA
- the Pbxip1 gene encoding pre-B-cell leukemia transcription factor-interacting protein 1 isoform X2 translates to MATCPDVDNSWVLAGSESLPVETLGPEPRVDPESERALPAPGSPPKADGDGDESPVAEGGEGTLFETESPQCDRLLPGEPEVKGPLGGGDCDVEPPGPGDAAVQEDPQETPDTSPGPDTQDLGDQGPLQSLSTTPKAVWVRAEGRCSSSEDDTDVDVEGLRRRRGRKPSPPRPGTPLDVEDQARGESAGGELGLSLNMCLLGALVLLGLGILLFSGSTEEADLQVLPDPGSEPELVDAAGDGQERPRDQLQAAVPADSTPSLQHMGLLLDKLAKENQDIRLLQAQLQAQKEELQSLLQQPRGLEEENARLRGALQQGEASQRALESELQQLRTRLQGLEGSCIRGTDGLCLPRGREPQPGKATKERGHRGQEPDPGFLEQKERLEAEAQALRQELQRQRRLLGSVQQDLQRSLQDAGRGAPAHAGLAELGHRLAQTLQGLESWGQDPVVSANVSEVWHQKPHFQNSREWSGKEKWRDGQRDRKAEPWRPRREESGWERKKSWGDKEDREPAGKWKEGKPGVAQSGGKKDGKRQDPKEAPRRGGSPHSGERQKHPRWREETGDGHAPLPAWEELSKRRFRAPQGCSGVTECARQEGLAFFGMELAPVRQQELASLLTTYLARLPWAGQLMKELPLLPAYFGEGGVFRHDRLRFRDFVDALEDSLEEAAVRQTGDDDVVDDFEDFIFTHFFGERALKRRSGKKDKHWRNPRDVGPREEPSHRSHPHPQPHPRG, encoded by the exons ATGGCCACCTGCCCAGATGTGGATAACAGCTGGGTGCTTGCTGGCTCAGAG AGCCTTCCTGTGGAGACTCTGGGCCCAGAACCCAGGGTGGACCCCGAGTCCGAGAGGGCCCTCCCGGCCCCTGGGAGCCCACCGAAGGCCGACGGTGACGGTGACGAGTCGCCTGTAGCTGAGGGTGGAGAAG GGACCCTGTTTGAGACGGAAAGTCCTCAGTGTGACCGCCTTCTGCCAGGGGAGCCTGAGGTCAAG GGTCCTCTGGGAGGCGGTGACTGTGATGTGGAGCCTCCTGGCCCAGGAGACGCGGCAGTTCAGGAAGACCCGCAGGAGACTCCCGACacaagcccaggaccagacacaCAGGACCTGGGCGACCAGGGCCCTCTGCAGAGCCTGTCCACGACCCCCAAAGCAG TTTGGGTCAGGGCGGAGGGCCGCTGCTCCAGCAGTGAGGACGACACGGATGTGGACGTCGAGGGCCTGCGGAGGCGACGGGGCCGGAAGCCCAGCCCGCCCCGGCCCGGGACGCCGCTGGACGTGGAGGACCAGGCCAGGGGCGAGAGCGCGGGCGGGGAGCTGGGCCTCTCCCTCAACATGTGCCTCCTGGGGGCCCTGGTCCTGCTGGGCCTGGGGATCCTCCTCTTCTCTG GGTCCACGGAGGAAGCTGACCTTCAGGTCTTGCCAGATCCTGGGTCAGAGCCTGAGTTGGTGGACGCTGCGGGGGACGGGCAG GAGAGGCCAAGGGATCAGCTGCAGGCCGCGGTGCCCGCTGACAGCACCCCCAGCCTGCAGCACATGGGCCTTCTCCTGGACAAGCTGGCCAAGGAGAACCAGGACATCCGCCTGCTACAGGCCCAGCTGCAG GCCCAGAAAGAAGAGCTGCAGAGCCTGCTGCAGCAGCCCAGGGGGCTGGAGGAGGAAAACGCCCGGCTCCGGGGGGCCCTGCAGCAGGGTGAGGCCTCCCAGCGGGCCTTAGAGTCGGAGCTGCAGCAGCTGAGGACGCGGCTCCAAGGGCTGGAGGGCAGCTGCATCCGGGGCACAGACGGGCTGTGCCTCCCCCGGGGCAGAGAACCGCAGCCGGGCAAGGCCACCAAGGAGCGTGGCCACCGGGGGCAGGAGCCGGACCCTGGCTTCCTGGAGCAGAAGGAGCGGCTGGAGGCCGAGGCCCAGGCACTGCGGCAGGAGCTGCAGAGGCAGCGGCGGCTGCTGGGGTCTGTGCAGCAGGACCTGCAGCGGAGCCTGCAGGACGCCGGCCGAGGGGCCCCCGCTCACGCTGGCCTGGCCGAGCTGGGCCACCGGTTGGCCCAGACACTGCAGGGCCTGGAGAGCTGGGGCCAGGACCCTGTGGTCTCTGCCAACGTCTCCGAGGTCTGGCATCAGAAACCCCATTTCCAGAATTCCAGGGAGTGGAGTGGAAAAGAAAAGTGGCGTGATGGGCAGAGGGACCGGAAGGCTGAGCCCTGGAGACCTAGGAGAGAGGAATCTGgctgggagaggaagaagagctgGGGGGACAAGGAGGACAGGGAGCCGGCAGGGAAGTGGAAGGAGGGGAAGCCAGGGGTGGCGCAGTCAGGGGGCAAGAAGGACGGCAAGAGACAGGACCCCAAGGAGGCCCCGAGGAGAGGCGGGAGCCCGCACTCTGGGGAGAGGCAGAAGCACCCGCGGTGGAGGGAAGAGACTGGAGATGGCCACGCGCCCCTGCCCGCCTGGGAGGAGCTGTCCAAGCGCAGGTTCCGGGCCCCGCAGGGCTGCTCTGGTGTGACCGAGTGTGCCCGCCAGGAGGGCCTGGCCTTCTTTGGCATGGAGCTGGCCCCTGTGCGACAGCAGGAGCTGGCCTCTCTGCTGACGACATACCTGGCTCGGCTGCCCTGGGCTGGCCAGCTGATGAAGGAGCTGCCCCTCTTGCCCGCTTACTTTGGCGAGGGTGGCGTCTTCCGGCATGATCGCCTCCGCTTCCGGGATTTCGTGGATGCCTTGGAGGACAGCCTGGAGGAGGCGGCGGTGAGACAGACAGGCGATGACGACGTGGTGGATGACTTCGAGGACTTCATCTTTACTCACTTCTTTGGAGAAAGAGCTCTGAAGAGGAG GTCGGGGAAGAAGGACAAGCACTGGCGGAACCCCAGAGACGTGGGGCCCCGGGAGGAGCCTAGCCACcgctcccacccccacccccagccccaccccaggggCTGA
- the Pbxip1 gene encoding pre-B-cell leukemia transcription factor-interacting protein 1 isoform X3, with the protein MATCPDVDNSWVLAGSESLPVETLGPEPRVDPESERALPAPGSPPKADGDGTLFETESPQCDRLLPGEPEVKGPLGGGDCDVEPPGPGDAAVQEDPQETPDTSPGPDTQDLGDQGPLQSLSTTPKAVWVRAEGRCSSSEDDTDVDVEGLRRRRGRKPSPPRPGTPLDVEDQARGESAGGELGLSLNMCLLGALVLLGLGILLFSGGLLESDTGSTEEADLQVLPDPGSEPELVDAAGDGQERPRDQLQAAVPADSTPSLQHMGLLLDKLAKENQDIRLLQAQLQAQKEELQSLLQQPRGLEEENARLRGALQQGEASQRALESELQQLRTRLQGLEGSCIRGTDGLCLPRGREPQPGKATKERGHRGQEPDPGFLEQKERLEAEAQALRQELQRQRRLLGSVQQDLQRSLQDAGRGAPAHAGLAELGHRLAQTLQGLESWGQDPVVSANVSEVWHQKPHFQNSREWSGKEKWRDGQRDRKAEPWRPRREESGWERKKSWGDKEDREPAGKWKEGKPGVAQSGGKKDGKRQDPKEAPRRGGSPHSGERQKHPRWREETGDGHAPLPAWEELSKRRFRAPQGCSGVTECARQEGLAFFGMELAPVRQQELASLLTTYLARLPWAGQLMKELPLLPAYFGEGGVFRHDRLRFRDFVDALEDSLEEAAVRQTGDDDVVDDFEDFIFTHFFGERALKRRSGKKDKHWRNPRDVGPREEPSHRSHPHPQPHPRG; encoded by the exons ATGGCCACCTGCCCAGATGTGGATAACAGCTGGGTGCTTGCTGGCTCAGAG AGCCTTCCTGTGGAGACTCTGGGCCCAGAACCCAGGGTGGACCCCGAGTCCGAGAGGGCCCTCCCGGCCCCTGGGAGCCCACCGAAGGCCGACGGTGACG GGACCCTGTTTGAGACGGAAAGTCCTCAGTGTGACCGCCTTCTGCCAGGGGAGCCTGAGGTCAAG GGTCCTCTGGGAGGCGGTGACTGTGATGTGGAGCCTCCTGGCCCAGGAGACGCGGCAGTTCAGGAAGACCCGCAGGAGACTCCCGACacaagcccaggaccagacacaCAGGACCTGGGCGACCAGGGCCCTCTGCAGAGCCTGTCCACGACCCCCAAAGCAG TTTGGGTCAGGGCGGAGGGCCGCTGCTCCAGCAGTGAGGACGACACGGATGTGGACGTCGAGGGCCTGCGGAGGCGACGGGGCCGGAAGCCCAGCCCGCCCCGGCCCGGGACGCCGCTGGACGTGGAGGACCAGGCCAGGGGCGAGAGCGCGGGCGGGGAGCTGGGCCTCTCCCTCAACATGTGCCTCCTGGGGGCCCTGGTCCTGCTGGGCCTGGGGATCCTCCTCTTCTCTG GTGGCCTCTTAGAGTCGGACACTG GGTCCACGGAGGAAGCTGACCTTCAGGTCTTGCCAGATCCTGGGTCAGAGCCTGAGTTGGTGGACGCTGCGGGGGACGGGCAG GAGAGGCCAAGGGATCAGCTGCAGGCCGCGGTGCCCGCTGACAGCACCCCCAGCCTGCAGCACATGGGCCTTCTCCTGGACAAGCTGGCCAAGGAGAACCAGGACATCCGCCTGCTACAGGCCCAGCTGCAG GCCCAGAAAGAAGAGCTGCAGAGCCTGCTGCAGCAGCCCAGGGGGCTGGAGGAGGAAAACGCCCGGCTCCGGGGGGCCCTGCAGCAGGGTGAGGCCTCCCAGCGGGCCTTAGAGTCGGAGCTGCAGCAGCTGAGGACGCGGCTCCAAGGGCTGGAGGGCAGCTGCATCCGGGGCACAGACGGGCTGTGCCTCCCCCGGGGCAGAGAACCGCAGCCGGGCAAGGCCACCAAGGAGCGTGGCCACCGGGGGCAGGAGCCGGACCCTGGCTTCCTGGAGCAGAAGGAGCGGCTGGAGGCCGAGGCCCAGGCACTGCGGCAGGAGCTGCAGAGGCAGCGGCGGCTGCTGGGGTCTGTGCAGCAGGACCTGCAGCGGAGCCTGCAGGACGCCGGCCGAGGGGCCCCCGCTCACGCTGGCCTGGCCGAGCTGGGCCACCGGTTGGCCCAGACACTGCAGGGCCTGGAGAGCTGGGGCCAGGACCCTGTGGTCTCTGCCAACGTCTCCGAGGTCTGGCATCAGAAACCCCATTTCCAGAATTCCAGGGAGTGGAGTGGAAAAGAAAAGTGGCGTGATGGGCAGAGGGACCGGAAGGCTGAGCCCTGGAGACCTAGGAGAGAGGAATCTGgctgggagaggaagaagagctgGGGGGACAAGGAGGACAGGGAGCCGGCAGGGAAGTGGAAGGAGGGGAAGCCAGGGGTGGCGCAGTCAGGGGGCAAGAAGGACGGCAAGAGACAGGACCCCAAGGAGGCCCCGAGGAGAGGCGGGAGCCCGCACTCTGGGGAGAGGCAGAAGCACCCGCGGTGGAGGGAAGAGACTGGAGATGGCCACGCGCCCCTGCCCGCCTGGGAGGAGCTGTCCAAGCGCAGGTTCCGGGCCCCGCAGGGCTGCTCTGGTGTGACCGAGTGTGCCCGCCAGGAGGGCCTGGCCTTCTTTGGCATGGAGCTGGCCCCTGTGCGACAGCAGGAGCTGGCCTCTCTGCTGACGACATACCTGGCTCGGCTGCCCTGGGCTGGCCAGCTGATGAAGGAGCTGCCCCTCTTGCCCGCTTACTTTGGCGAGGGTGGCGTCTTCCGGCATGATCGCCTCCGCTTCCGGGATTTCGTGGATGCCTTGGAGGACAGCCTGGAGGAGGCGGCGGTGAGACAGACAGGCGATGACGACGTGGTGGATGACTTCGAGGACTTCATCTTTACTCACTTCTTTGGAGAAAGAGCTCTGAAGAGGAG GTCGGGGAAGAAGGACAAGCACTGGCGGAACCCCAGAGACGTGGGGCCCCGGGAGGAGCCTAGCCACcgctcccacccccacccccagccccaccccaggggCTGA